A region of the Arsenicicoccus dermatophilus genome:
GGTGCGGGCCGGCGTCGACCCGCGGCGCAGGATGACGGGCGGGTGCGCCGGTCGGCGCCGGGGCGGGCGGCGAGGCGGCCGCGGCGCCGTGGCGGGCGCGGGGGGCACGCGGCGGCGCAGGCGCCGGAGCCAGCGTCCCGGGGCAGGGGCTCTTGGTGGCGGTGTAGCCGGGCACGAACTCGGAGCTGGTCGGGGTGCCGGCGGACGGTGCCGGAGGTGGGGTGGGCGCCGCGGCCGCGCCCATCGGTGCGACGGATCCTCCGAGGAGGGCGAGCGCGGCGACCGCCGAGCGGACGGCGCCCGTGCGGACCTGCTGACGGGCAGGTCGACGGGAGGCCGAGACTGCGGTGGACGACGTGTGCACGAGAAAACCCCCTGGGGTGGTCGACTGCCCTCCCCCGGCGGCACCCTAGCGGCGCGTCGCCACCCTGTGCACCTCCTCGGGGTCGACGGCCCTCAGGCGGCGTGGCTGCGGCGACGCGCGATCGCGGTGGCGTAGTGCCCCACGAGCTGGTCCACCAGTGCGGCCCAGGAGCGCTGCGACACCCGGGCGAGGGCGGCCGCTCCCATCGCGTCGCGCTCCTGCTCGGAGCCGACGAGCCGGCGCACGCAGTCGGCCAGGTCGGTGGCCGAGCCCGGGTCGAAGAGCAGGCCCGTGCGACCGTGGTCGACCAGGTCCAGGGGGCCACCCATGGCGGGGGCGACCACCGGCAGGCGGGTCGCCGCGGCCTCCTGCAGGGTCTGCCCGAAGGTCTCGCGCGTGCCCGTGTGGACGAAGACGTCGAACGCCGCGTAGGCCCGGGCCAGGTCGTCTCCCGCGCGGCGCCCCAGGAAGACCGGCGGCAGGTTGGGGCGCCCGGGCGAGCAGGCCACGGCCTCGGAGAGGGTCTCGTCGAGGACGGGGCGCGACGGGCCGTCGCCGACGACCACGATGCGGGTGCCCGGGATCTGGGCGCACGCGACGAGGCGGTCCACCTCCTTCTCCGGCGCCAGCCGGCCGACATACCCCAGAATGACCTGGCCGTCGGGTGCCAGCGACCGCCGCAGCGAGCGGGAGACGGCGTCGTCGCGCCACTCGGGGCGGAACAGCGCGGTGTCCACCCCGCGGCCCCACAGCCCGGTGCGGGGCACGCCGTGGTCCTCGATGTCGCGCAGGGCCGCGGAGCTGGGGGCGAGGGTGAGGTCGGCCAGGGAGTGGATGCGCCGGATCCAGCGCCAGGCGGCCTTGGCGGCGGCCCGTCCCGTGGCGGCGCCGGCGACGTTGCCGTGCTGCTCGAGGTAGGACGCCATGTCGGTCTGGTAGATCGCGACGCAGGGGATGCCCAGGCGGTCGGCGGCGGTCAGGCCGCGCGCCCCCAGCACGAAGGGGCTCGCCACGTGCACCACGTCGGGGTGGAAGCCGCGCAGGATCGCCTCGATCTCGCCCGTCGGCAGGCCCACCTGGAACTGCCGCACCGGGATGCTGGTCACGGCCCGCACCGGGAAGCCGGCATAGGTCTCGGGCGCGGGCGAGGGAGCGATGACGACGGCGTCGTGCCCGGTCTCGCGCAGTCGGTCCAGCACCCGGCACACGCTCGTGGTCACCCCGTTGAGCGAGGGGAGGAAGGACTCCGTGACGATCGCGATCCGCACGGGCCCAGCGTCGGTCACCCGGGCCACGCCGGGGCGACGGTCGGGGGTGTGTCGTATGGCGCCGAGGTGACCGGCGGGTGACCTGCCCCGCCGCCCGGGCGGCGGGCCGCGAGCAACGGTGTGCGCGGCACATGTCCGGATCGTCCCGTCCTGGGCGGTGGTTCCCGATTCCCTGCCGCGTCCCGGCATCTCCCGCTACGGTGGCGCCATGGCCCCCGACACCGCCTCCGCGAGCCCCGCCGCGACGTCCTCGTTCTACTGCGTGATCCCGGCCGGTGGAGCCGGCACCCGCCTGTGGCCCCTGTCCAGGTCCGGGCGACCCAAGTT
Encoded here:
- a CDS encoding glycosyltransferase family 4 protein, yielding MRIAIVTESFLPSLNGVTTSVCRVLDRLRETGHDAVVIAPSPAPETYAGFPVRAVTSIPVRQFQVGLPTGEIEAILRGFHPDVVHVASPFVLGARGLTAADRLGIPCVAIYQTDMASYLEQHGNVAGAATGRAAAKAAWRWIRRIHSLADLTLAPSSAALRDIEDHGVPRTGLWGRGVDTALFRPEWRDDAVSRSLRRSLAPDGQVILGYVGRLAPEKEVDRLVACAQIPGTRIVVVGDGPSRPVLDETLSEAVACSPGRPNLPPVFLGRRAGDDLARAYAAFDVFVHTGTRETFGQTLQEAAATRLPVVAPAMGGPLDLVDHGRTGLLFDPGSATDLADCVRRLVGSEQERDAMGAAALARVSQRSWAALVDQLVGHYATAIARRRSHAA